Part of the Quercus lobata isolate SW786 chromosome 6, ValleyOak3.0 Primary Assembly, whole genome shotgun sequence genome, CTCAGCTTATGATAACTCACTTTGTGCCACCTTTGCAGTGGAGACCTCTGGTTCTGCCTGATCGGTACATTGACCATGGATCACCCGCTGATCAATTGACTGACGCGGGCCTTACACCATATCATATTGCAGCAACAGTGTTCAATATAATTGGACAAACAAGAGAGGCACTGGAGATCATGTCTTAAAAGAAAACTTTAAAAGAGGTCCTGGTTTTACACTTCCAACAATGTACAAATTAAAGCTGTAATGTAACGttcttctatcattttttgTAAAGTAGTGTCAACTTATAAATGTAACCTATACTGGACCTATCCAATCCAGTACATCAAATAACAGCATCCGCTTGTTATGAACAACCAGGGTACTCTAATTGGAAAAGCATCAAAGGTGTGAAACATAGCTAATTGAAGCCTGTTGCATggtcaattaattaattaggtacAAAATGTTTGGCAATCTAGTTCTGTGTTCTATGGTAAAAGTCATGTCAATTTTGGAAGAGTAAAGTCTTTGATAAATACTGCTTCATAATTGTGGATTGCAAATATTTGCATTGCCATACATTCACATTCAAATGACTCATCTGAGCGGCAGATGCCTCAAAGTTCCAACACGAAGTCATTTTGATTTAGCAATCCTACGATAACCGTAATCAACTTAATTAGTTGAGCCAATGGGATCTGTGCGCATGTTAATCAAGCTTTAATTCTATCTGTAATTAGCCATGTTAGGTTTTTAGATCTctgtaaactagattgtttaatataattaattaaataaatgaatacttaagtttattattcagatctaggttaaaacaaaataatcatatcatgcaaagtagcggaaaagtaaataacacaacgatatgatgatccaggaaaaccaaatcggtaaaaaacctgggaatgatttaacctaactatcctcaaggtaaaaaacaaatctaCTATAGAGAATCATAGTTTACAATAagatttagaccactaacatcctattccTATCACATGTAGAACTTATTTACATGACCACAtgtaagctccgaatccacagactctttATCTATTAGGCCTTTGCAACACAAACACCCACACTTGTGACTTTAAGACTCTAAAGGTTtaacaacacaaactctcctgtttttgactccaagaccaccgttgaaagtttagatcatcagcacctttgatgactagagaaggcaacaacttctacaatacttgatcttgagattttttaatgaataacaccagtagaagatatgagagagctttttgggtacaaaaccctagatacaaAATAGATACACTCGTCTCTCTTTGAAAAGTctcataaaaacgtgcttaggatttcctttatatactaggagaaatagatttgaaaccctaatcctttttgggcttgaactgctgttgggccaaacttaaaattttgcagaCCCATATTTTGATTGGTCGAACCAGACATTTTCTGAACTCTTCTTTTTGCAATTTGtatattcttgaatcttgacttgtatcACCTTAAGAATTGTCTAATAATATCTATAGACTctaggatctatatctagacaagtttgtgttcacgatttatcaattgttctaaacttttagaacctaacaagcCATAACTGTAGTGTAAACCATTTCTACTGTGCAATTGGTAGTTAGTTAGGATTCAGTTTCTTAGTTTGTTACAGAGCTCTACTCTTGTATACATAATACATGCAACAGAGTATAGTTGATgtattattttcttgtattctTTCTTACTGCATTAATAAGATTTGGTTAATTTCTATTTAGAGCCAGAGCTTAGAGTGAAAACAGAGAGAAAGTTTAAAAGTATTCACCAAATACAACAGGCGTATATTTTCTCTTATAGGCTCTAGACAATTCTCACCTAGAACAAGAcatgaaaaaaatcatttgaaatctTTGTCAAACAGCTAGCTAAGTCTTTGAGCTTGTGCATTCTGTGCACTAGTTCTGTTGGGTGTTTTGCAACTGTCATATACCTCTGCTGCTTAGAGATTGGCAACAGTCTTACACATGATTCTGGGAGAGTTGGGATCCTTAACCAACAAAAAGAGGTACTATATGATCAATGGAAACTTTATAATGCATTACTTGCAAGGAGGTGTTTCATGGAGCGGTTTCATAAGACCATCTTCTCATAGCATGAGAGATTCACAAATGTGTGGATCCCATATGTGAAGACTGCTTTATGGGgctggttgttgttgttgcctttttattttatttatttttatagatggAAGCTTGATATTCCTGTATAAGTGTCTATTTGTTAATAAcgttttcttttaagtttttagcttatttgtttattatacaatttttaaacTTTCATTGTTTGTAGACATAAAATTATCCTTTAACCAACTttcaactaataaataaatacacattttgattattatttttttattaaaaagaaaagctttTAGCAAAAAATCACATTGAAACATACACTTATATGACCAAATTTAAATAGTAGTTTttagaattacatttttttttttgtcataactTTGATGTATTAGACTGCTCgattaactattttttattcACCTAACAAATTTGCCACGTATGGTAAATTTGTGGAACTACGTGTTCTCAATTTAAAAGAACTTTTGATTTGAAAGGTTCGTAATCCTCAACAATATATGGAGTCTCCCAACCCCACCATCTATTTTGGTGGGATTAGATGAATATGGACATAGAGGGATAGTGTTTGCTTATTGCTTAGACAGTGAAAGGTCATTTCAAGATAGGTTGGCTAGATgcaaatcaaatttcattcatgCATGGATATATCCTTTCATtgacacatacacacacatatcgCAAGTTAGCAACAAAAGAGTGGAGGGACGGTCAtgaaattgaaagttgaaacaatgGCCATTGTCAATTGTCATGTCATGTATCTTTAAGCCTAAGTGCCAACAAAATAAGGTGTCACATAATTAGCGGACCTTTTCCATTCCAATAACGACGTGTTTATTAGTGAGTGGGAGAtgattttatcaaaaacaaaaacaaaaacaaaaatgaaaatagtggGAGAAGATGATAggagaaattattgtgtactccagaagtaccataaatgtatactccctcctctcacatgaatggtgggtcctactaattaaatttatggtaggacccaccattcatgtgaaaggGGAAaaacgcatttatggtactccgagagtacctaataattttcctgaTGATAGATGTATCATGATCAAATCTATTAtaaaggtattaaaaaaaaagagaggctaATATATCATATTAGCCTTGATTATGATATATCTATCATCATGACTCACATATCAGCCTTAATTATGAGATAGACAGTCGAATTTATTCTAGAATTGGGGTCTTGGAGGAGTTAGGACACAAAATTCTTTACAATCGTTTTTACATTAATGATATAATAAattgtgattttcttttttcatgataattatgatatattttgaatttgtgattGTCTAATgctaataaaaattgttttaggaTTAGACCCATGTGAATTGACGTTATTCCAATTATAATGTATTAGTAcatcaataattatgaaaaaagaagaagagacaaATGGTAGCATCTTTTATCTATCAAACTTTCTAGCTTCTTGAGGGAATTCATAAGGTGGAAGAATCTTCCTACCAGTAGTACTGACATTGTCAATAGAAAAGgagcaaaaatccaaaactattTTGCAAGAAGATCTTGTTGGCAAACACGAGCAATTGATTTGCTACCAcattaagccaaaaaaaataaaggtatggCCTCTTGTGAGTACTGAGTCTCAATGTTTTGGAGATTGAACCTTATCCATAGCAATTGCGTCTTATACGAAAATCCCAAATTTATATCGGTTGAAACACCATTTCGATTTTCGAGTGACAGAAAGAGAAACCAATAAGGATGGCTGAAACTCGATTTCCAAAGTGGAAAACTCTTCAGAATTTTCAGACAAATTTGAAATGTGATCACGTGATTTCATTTACTTCTTATTATATGCCCTTTAATTTATCACTGCCTCAtctccaaaataaattattgcaGCGTTACATGGCtgcaataatttattttggagaTGAGGCagtgataaattaaaaatggtTATGGATTGGCCTATATGGTTCTCTCCATCTCTCTCCATTGGAAAGTATGTGGGAAGTTTCAAGTCCAAAATTATGTCCCTACAACAAAAGTAGGTTATGGTGACGAAACCTTTCCTCACAATATGTCTTTATTTCGTTAACAAAGACATATGGTGACAAAACTGCATTAGTCACCTAAgccctattatatatatatatatatatatatatatataataaatggtTATGTTAATGGATGCTATTaggacaattgttaataaatcatttttataaaagtttttatacaatttttatggaaaattgaaaaaattgtcaaaacattaaatttttttgttgagaaaaaggtaagatgtcaaaacattaattgttttttctctttttccataaaaactttcctaaaattgtTCACTAACAAATGCCCTTAAAGCATCCGTTaacatttccaaaaataaaaaataaaaaagtaaagtcCTAAGTTGCAATTTCCAATGTAATGCatagtttaattaaaaattgaggtaaactacatatttggttcTTATcctttacactatatttcaatttggtctctaacattTTAATTGTGACAATTTGGTCCATACCATTTAAgtgtcgtgtcaatttagtctttactgttatattttgaatgaaaattgttGACATAGCAAAcgctcaaaataaaattttagtttattgtcACGTCAacaaaagctaattttttattttggccattagtCACGTCGTTAATTTTCATCTAAAAGATAACGGCAGtgaataaattgacatggtacTAAAAagttagagactaaattgatacaattaaaaagttagggatcaaattgaaatatggtataTAGGATAGAgaccaaatatgtaatttatcctaaatattatatataaataaatagaaattatattaataattagtaaattaaacaattttgacaagtcacatgataaaaaaaaaaaaaaaaaaaatcataatgtGTAACACAAAGATAAAATCAGTCATTTGGTGTAACCATGGTGTATGGTGTGTAATTTTTActatattgaaaataaaattttaatatataatcaaaataattagaataaataataaattttaaatcaagCAAACCAAAATGTATAAATGGTTTGGTTGGAGCTGAAAATCTaaacaaatagagagagagacccTAGCTTTGTTTTCAATGGTTCAGGAGGCTCTCTCCGATTCAAGGTATTTGATTGATTCTTTGCAAAATAGATCTATTAGCTTTGACTAGTTTTGATGTTTTAGGGactttgcatttctttttgtaattatgCTTTTTTCTTAGGGTTTTTGCTTGTGCTGCTTGAATATGAGGTTTAACTTGTTAACTTCTCAATTGTAATTTTGGATTTGTGACTACCAAGTGGAGCATATGCTAAGTTATTTGgtgaaatttgataaaatttttaagaaactctTACTTGAGTGCTAGCTGTAGCTTAgtctatcttaatttttttcaaattatagaGGATGGGAAGAACTCTTTGGTAAAGTGACCTTAACGATTTGAGCTatgtttttattcattttttttggttggaaaaAAGCCTAAGTAAGATATTATTGACTTTTCCTTGCCTTACTTTTCCATAACCAAAAGAAGACTAACGATGATTTGTGGTTTACTTAGCATTTGACATCAGTAAAGTGTTGATGCGGATTTGACAAGAtgctcaccaaaaaaaaaaaaaaaaaaagagttcaattaaatatgctacaggaaatttttttgagtgATTTTATGAAaactttccatttatttttaaaattataaattatgcCTGGTGTCTTGCAAATATAGTGAATTTTCTGTGTATTACAATTTATAAGTACTTTAAAATTGGAAGTTGTTTTAGCATTTTCTATTGGAATGTATGATTGGAGAATCGATTGTTAAAAACTTTGTAACTCAACTGGTTGATATTTTCTATGTTTATAATTAAGATATTCAGTTTTCAAATCTCAAACTCCACTAtgactattaaattattaaaaaagaaaaagaaaattattgtcCACCTCACATACTGCATATGGCCTATTTTGTCTAATATAACATGTGGCATAATTTACTTTATAAATTAAGCATATAGAATTTTTTCCTAATTCTATGGTATAacctaattttttattggaggAGAACTTGGTTCGAATCAAATCCCctccttaaaaaataataaaatagttaatATACAATTTCagaatattgttttttattttttatttttataattacagTCATGGAATgccattaattaaaaataaccCTTTTTAATGGAATAATTCTAAAAAGAAATGGAATAGGGTGCAcaacagagaaaacaaaattaagtgGAAAGCAATGCAAAAAGAGAGGACATATCCTGGAAAAATTCTAGACAAATCAAATCTTTGGTTCATTATTTTCACATTACTCTaatgagaaaatgaataaaaaaatatatttaaattgtatattaagtgatactatatatataaaaaaaaaacaatacaccTGTAATAAACGTGTATATCTAATCTACATGATGGAACATGCATTTGGGTTCTCATCGCTAAACATCATTAACCATTCGTCATCTTTgcaacaatcaaacaaaattggTGGGTTAGAATCAAGTTTTGAAACCCCCTCATTAGATTCTTTTGATGCACCTTCCTTCTTAACTATAATCTCTACTTTCTTGcctgttttcttctttaatttcttcaGAATCTTTTGTGGATCAATCCGACCTGTCACCACAACCCTGTGTTTCTTCATGTCTGTCGTAAATTTCTCCACCccttacaaaaatataaaattaacaaacacacaaataaataataccataaacaaaaaaacccaaaaaaaaaaaaaaaattatgggtttTAAAGAAAAGAGTACCTTTACATTTGGAGATGGCTTTGGCAACGGTTCTTTCACATGCATTACAATACATTGACACTTTGTATTCGACAACAACAACctaaaacattgaaaaataattaagaaaatgtaattctgTCACTTTGATTCTTAATagaaattcccaaaaaaaaaaaggggtgatattatgataaatataatttaagaaACCTTATCGGGTACTtcgtcttttttctttttctttcccatcGGAACTGttagaaatagagaagaaaactaATGCATGGTAATTGAAAAAGTTCAAAGAGACCGCTCTAAACGAGAAGGGTAATTTAggaatttattgattttttgggCAGTTTTACCGTTATAGAGAAGCGAATCATTCACAAGGGTGCCGATAATGTTGGGTCggaaaataaacaatttttttttttttgggatgaaaaaTTGTAGAGAAATGCTAtgatgtttataatatttttacaaaaaattttacgtGACCAATTATTATTAGGAGTTACTGGTGgataaattagtaattttgttggTGAGTTCAAATTGAGACCAGTAGTAATTTActatttaggatttgttataaaattattgtgaaaattttgtagatgtagtatttctcaaaattttaagatcATAACCTGTTCCACACCTATTTTCACAACTAtctgatgtgattttttttttttaataacaactATCTGATGTGATTGATTGTGAGTGATGTAAAAAAGCAGTTAGTCCATGTAAAAGTGACATTACTTTTACATGAAACCACACCTATTTTCATAACTatctgatatgatttttttttttctttataacaATTATTTGATGTGATTGATTGTGAGTGATGTAAAAAAGTAGTGAGTCCATGTAAAAATGACATTACTTTTACATGAAACCACACCTATTTTCACAACTAtcttatgtgattttttttcttgataacaACTATCTGATGTGATTGATTGTGAGTGATGTAAAAAAGCAGTGAGTCTAAGTAAAAGTGACATTACTTTTACATGAAAGAGGAATTTAAATAACTTGATGTTTGTATGATATTTGTAGCCATCGTATTActtgaattataaattttattgaatacttttgcaaaaatttataaaacgaAATTATATTCTCGAACATATTcttaagaataagaaaaattttatttttcaaatcacACTTACAAACATTGAGCCTC contains:
- the LOC115994226 gene encoding heavy metal-associated isoprenylated plant protein 19-like, with the protein product MGKKKKKDEVPDKVVVVEYKVSMYCNACERTVAKAISKCKGVEKFTTDMKKHRVVVTGRIDPQKILKKLKKKTGKKVEIIVKKEGASKESNEGVSKLDSNPPILFDCCKDDEWLMMFSDENPNACSIM